From the Elusimicrobia bacterium HGW-Elusimicrobia-1 genome, one window contains:
- a CDS encoding TIGR00268 family protein, with amino-acid sequence MKNYELLKSIIRRRSRPTGKAAVAYSGGADSALLLAAAADALSPSKVIAVIGDSETYPAAEKRKAVALAKKIGSKVVVVKTREIDSPSFSGNPPDRCFHCKNELFRRVTATSRRFGAAVVFHGATLSDDGDFRPGAKAAAAWKVAAPLREAGFTKADVRLVSRALGLSTASKPSQACLASRLPYGETITPEKLSLVEKSEAFLQKLGFREVRVRFHPSGAMGGRVARIELGSGELSRALRKRKDITRRLKKLGFTYVSLDLDGFQTGSQNLIFRRRP; translated from the coding sequence ATGAAAAATTATGAATTGCTCAAGTCGATAATCCGCCGCAGAAGCCGTCCGACGGGAAAGGCCGCCGTGGCTTATTCCGGCGGAGCCGATTCCGCGCTGCTTCTTGCGGCCGCGGCCGACGCGCTTTCGCCGTCGAAGGTTATCGCGGTTATAGGGGATTCCGAGACGTATCCCGCGGCCGAAAAGCGCAAGGCCGTCGCGCTGGCAAAGAAAATCGGCTCGAAGGTCGTCGTCGTAAAAACCCGCGAAATAGATTCGCCTTCTTTTTCCGGCAACCCGCCCGACAGATGTTTCCACTGCAAAAACGAACTCTTCCGCCGCGTCACCGCGACGTCCCGCCGCTTCGGCGCCGCGGTCGTTTTTCACGGCGCCACGCTGTCGGACGACGGCGATTTCCGCCCCGGCGCGAAAGCCGCCGCCGCATGGAAAGTCGCCGCGCCGCTGCGCGAAGCGGGTTTCACCAAGGCCGACGTGCGCCTCGTTAGCCGCGCGCTGGGACTGTCCACCGCGTCGAAACCGTCGCAGGCGTGTCTGGCGTCGCGGCTGCCCTACGGAGAAACCATCACGCCGGAAAAACTCTCTCTCGTCGAAAAATCCGAGGCGTTTTTGCAAAAACTGGGTTTCAGGGAAGTGCGCGTGCGCTTTCATCCGTCGGGCGCCATGGGAGGGCGCGTGGCGCGCATCGAACTCGGAAGCGGCGAACTTTCGCGCGCGCTGCGCAAGCGCAAGGACATAACGCGCCGACTCAAAAAACTCGGTTTTACATACGTTTCTCTTGACCTCGACGGTTTTCAAACCGGAAGCCAGAATTTAATTTTCCGTCGGAGACCTTGA
- a CDS encoding S-adenosylmethionine decarboxylase proenzyme (Decarboxylation of S-adenosylmethionine provides the aminopropyl moiety required for spermidine biosynthesis from putrescine), with translation MKSLGKHLIVELYDCDCKLLNDVRSVEQIMVDAAKKAKAHIVDVIFHSYNPQGVSGVVVIAESHLAIHTWPEYGYASVDVYTCGEEIDPWVACEHIESKLKARNSTALEMKRGVLRNKGVIKHKNS, from the coding sequence ATGAAATCATTAGGCAAACATCTTATCGTCGAACTTTACGACTGCGATTGTAAACTGCTCAATGACGTCCGTTCCGTGGAGCAGATAATGGTCGACGCGGCCAAAAAAGCCAAGGCGCATATCGTCGACGTGATTTTTCACTCTTACAATCCGCAGGGCGTATCGGGCGTGGTGGTTATAGCCGAATCGCATCTGGCCATTCACACCTGGCCGGAGTACGGCTACGCTTCCGTCGACGTATATACCTGCGGCGAAGAGATTGACCCGTGGGTGGCTTGCGAGCATATCGAGTCAAAACTCAAAGCCCGCAATTCCACGGCGCTGGAGATGAAAAGAGGGGTGCTCAGAAACAAGGGCGTGATAAAACATAAGAATTCCTGA
- a CDS encoding polyamine aminopropyltransferase, whose product MNHPKNGTWLTEYFTPEEKHSHLLKQYIVRKKTKFQNVILADSASFKRCLVLDGEMQSAEYDERIYHESLVHPAMMSCPAPRKILIMGGGEGATARELLRYKSVEKIVMVDIDGEVVEFCKKYLGKWHCGAFSDKRVELVIDDAKKYVETTEEKFDIIISDLPTPIEGGPAYALYTSEFYRTLKKKLARGGILAVQAGSGNLLQFNFHKMLFATLRSVFNDARAYYSYVPSFDVPWAFIVASDSKRRVSASAVDAKIKKLDSRKAGRLKFYDGLTHEGLFAIPKFYRDILSSEKRIISSHRPVFFFK is encoded by the coding sequence ATGAATCACCCCAAAAATGGCACCTGGCTTACCGAATATTTCACACCCGAAGAAAAACACTCCCACCTGCTTAAACAATATATCGTAAGAAAAAAGACAAAATTCCAAAACGTTATCCTTGCGGATTCCGCGTCGTTCAAGAGATGTCTCGTGCTCGACGGTGAGATGCAGTCCGCCGAATATGACGAGCGCATTTACCACGAGTCGCTTGTGCATCCCGCAATGATGTCCTGCCCGGCTCCGCGAAAAATTCTTATTATGGGCGGAGGGGAAGGCGCCACCGCAAGGGAGCTTTTGCGGTATAAATCGGTCGAAAAAATCGTAATGGTGGATATAGACGGCGAAGTGGTGGAATTCTGCAAGAAATATCTGGGAAAATGGCATTGCGGAGCGTTTTCCGATAAGCGCGTGGAGCTTGTAATCGACGACGCCAAAAAATACGTCGAGACGACGGAGGAAAAATTCGATATTATCATATCCGACCTGCCCACGCCCATAGAGGGGGGGCCGGCTTACGCGCTGTACACGTCGGAATTCTACCGGACACTCAAGAAAAAACTTGCGCGCGGCGGCATCTTAGCCGTGCAGGCCGGTTCGGGGAATCTGCTGCAGTTTAATTTCCACAAAATGCTGTTCGCAACCCTGCGCAGCGTTTTTAACGACGCCAGAGCATATTATTCCTATGTCCCGAGTTTCGACGTGCCGTGGGCGTTTATTGTGGCGTCGGACTCAAAGCGCCGCGTCTCGGCCTCAGCCGTGGACGCCAAAATTAAAAAACTCGATTCCCGAAAAGCCGGACGACTCAAGTTTTACGACGGACTTACGCACGAAGGACTTTTTGCGATACCCAAGTTTTACAGGGACATACTTTCATCGGAAAAAAGAATTATTTCCTCTCACAGACCCGTTTTTTTCTTTAAATAG
- a CDS encoding arginine decarboxylase gives MNQNRTPLFDVLYNRSLRKVVSFHTPGHKNGESIEKRLKSFTGRNVYYFDVTVFPEVDSLHDPTGPIKKAQELAASAYGVDHSLFMVNGSSGGNIAMFLATMRAGESVIVSRNAHKSVLAGVILSGVWPIWIQPEIDEQNKIINNSSARQIEDALDKFPEARAVFITSPTYNGVVADLFKIAEICHRRGKLLLVDEAHGAHLKFHKDLPVSAVETGADMCVQSTHKMLSAMSQGSMLHVNSDMVDINAVRQVVSLNQTTSPNYLTLASLDMARWQAVHKGEKMLDRVIKTAQRARRRINALEHFSCFTREDIKKNNGRDLDVTKLTINVTRAGMSGYDVEDILAKEYNIQVDCADTFNLIAIMGIGSTPRDTEALVSALADIEKKIAASVVGPAPDMTDLPPLTTEMVMAPREVFFSKKIKRIPLSRAAGHISAQTLTPYPPGIPVLIPGERITSQVVDYVQELARKKIRVSGQETESLKTIKVVM, from the coding sequence ATGAACCAGAACCGCACGCCACTATTCGATGTCCTTTATAACCGCTCCCTCCGAAAAGTCGTTTCTTTTCACACTCCGGGCCACAAAAACGGCGAAAGCATAGAAAAACGCCTGAAATCTTTCACGGGGCGGAACGTCTATTACTTCGATGTTACGGTCTTCCCCGAGGTGGATTCTCTGCACGACCCTACGGGGCCCATCAAAAAAGCGCAGGAACTCGCCGCCTCCGCATACGGCGTAGACCATTCGCTGTTTATGGTAAACGGGTCGTCCGGCGGGAACATCGCCATGTTTCTGGCCACGATGCGCGCCGGCGAGTCCGTCATAGTTTCGCGCAACGCGCATAAATCCGTTCTGGCCGGGGTCATACTTTCCGGCGTTTGGCCCATCTGGATTCAACCCGAAATCGACGAGCAGAACAAAATAATCAACAATTCTTCGGCTCGCCAGATAGAGGACGCCCTCGATAAATTTCCGGAAGCCAGGGCGGTGTTCATTACCTCGCCCACGTACAACGGTGTCGTCGCCGACCTCTTCAAAATAGCCGAAATCTGCCACCGTCGGGGAAAACTTCTTTTGGTCGACGAGGCGCACGGCGCGCATCTTAAATTTCATAAAGATCTGCCCGTCAGCGCCGTGGAGACCGGAGCCGATATGTGCGTGCAGTCGACGCATAAGATGCTTTCGGCGATGTCGCAGGGGTCTATGCTGCATGTAAATTCCGACATGGTCGATATAAACGCCGTCAGACAGGTTGTTTCTCTGAATCAGACGACGTCTCCGAATTATCTTACGCTGGCCTCTTTGGATATGGCCCGCTGGCAGGCGGTTCACAAGGGCGAAAAGATGCTCGACAGGGTGATAAAAACCGCGCAGCGCGCCCGCCGGAGAATAAACGCGCTGGAGCATTTTTCCTGCTTCACGCGCGAGGACATAAAAAAGAATAACGGCCGCGATTTGGATGTGACGAAACTGACCATCAACGTTACGCGCGCGGGAATGAGCGGTTATGATGTGGAAGATATACTCGCCAAAGAGTATAATATCCAGGTCGATTGCGCCGACACTTTCAATCTTATAGCCATAATGGGCATCGGCTCGACGCCGCGCGACACCGAAGCGCTTGTTTCGGCGCTGGCCGACATAGAAAAAAAGATTGCCGCCTCCGTCGTGGGGCCGGCGCCGGACATGACCGACCTCCCGCCGCTGACGACGGAAATGGTTATGGCTCCGCGCGAGGTATTTTTCAGCAAAAAGATAAAAAGGATACCGCTGTCGCGCGCGGCCGGACACATATCGGCGCAGACGCTGACGCCTTATCCGCCGGGGATTCCGGTATTGATACCGGGCGAGCGCATAACTTCGCAAGTCGTGGATTACGTTCAGGAATTGGCCCGCAAAAAAATCCGCGTGAGCGGTCAGGAGACGGAGTCGCTTAAAACCATAAAAGTAGTGATGTAA